One part of the Segnochrobactrum spirostomi genome encodes these proteins:
- a CDS encoding alpha-E domain-containing protein, producing the protein MLSRTADTLYWLARYAERAENTARIVDAAARMSTLPAGYGPDGGPWQSAVASTGAEDLFARLNGEATQQSVVDFLVFSAENPSSIRSCLEIARANARAVRTALTIEMWEAINGAWIEVKRFQGAALTRSKLTEFLTLVKEACLRFDGSAYRTMLRDDAFDFFQIGVFQERADATARILDAKRDALSHHEGEIAGSSLDYFQLSSILRSVSALTSYHFVYRDNIKPEKVADLLILRRQMPRSLAACYENVTRHLESLSRSYGRQGPSQRIARATHARLQANDISSITAAGLHAFLIDFVTENNKLGMAITEQYLT; encoded by the coding sequence ATGTTGAGCCGCACCGCCGATACCCTCTACTGGCTCGCCCGCTACGCCGAACGCGCCGAGAACACCGCCCGCATCGTCGATGCGGCCGCGCGCATGTCGACGCTGCCCGCGGGCTACGGCCCCGATGGCGGCCCCTGGCAATCGGCCGTCGCCTCGACCGGTGCCGAGGACTTGTTCGCCCGGCTCAACGGCGAGGCGACCCAGCAGAGCGTGGTCGATTTCCTCGTCTTCTCGGCCGAGAACCCCTCGAGCATCCGCTCCTGCCTGGAAATCGCCCGGGCCAACGCCCGCGCCGTGCGCACCGCCCTCACCATCGAGATGTGGGAGGCGATCAACGGCGCGTGGATCGAGGTGAAGCGCTTCCAGGGCGCCGCGCTGACGCGGTCCAAGCTCACGGAGTTCCTGACCCTCGTGAAGGAGGCCTGCCTGCGCTTCGACGGCTCCGCCTACCGCACCATGCTGCGCGACGACGCGTTCGACTTCTTCCAGATCGGCGTATTCCAGGAGCGCGCCGACGCCACCGCCCGCATTCTCGACGCCAAGCGCGACGCCTTGAGCCACCATGAGGGCGAAATCGCCGGATCGAGCCTCGATTATTTCCAGCTTTCGTCGATCCTGCGCTCGGTGTCGGCGCTGACGAGCTACCATTTCGTCTATCGCGACAACATCAAGCCGGAGAAGGTCGCCGACCTCCTCATCCTGCGCCGTCAGATGCCGCGCTCACTCGCGGCCTGCTACGAGAACGTGACGCGCCACCTCGAATCCCTGTCGCGGTCCTATGGCCGCCAGGGGCCGAGCCAGCGCATCGCCCGGGCGACCCATGCGCGGCTGCAGGCGAACGACATCTCATCGATCACCGCCGCCGGGCTCCACGCGTTCCTCATCGACTTCGTCACCGAGAACAACAAGCTCGGCATGGCGATCACCGAACAATATCTGACCTGA
- a CDS encoding transglutaminase family protein, whose translation MRLQISHEIHYRYKSAPKRAIEVLRLTPQNHQGQFIVDWRLDVSSDGRLTRIDDGFGNIAHSVSIEGPIESFSVIASGEVATDDTAGVVREAVERLPVAVFLRDTEFTQPTPRIAEFADRVLAGAVDRLDFLHRLNKTLHERFEATENPPAPTRHAGEIEAGEDEASAQDLAHLFVSTARRAGVPARFVCGYRRRDDVESVRAIHSWAEGYAEGLGWIAFDPSDGQCPTYDHVRLGIGLDWLGAAPIRGARTGGEGETLTQIIRAHSAGGRPTSQSQAQ comes from the coding sequence ATGCGCCTGCAGATCAGCCACGAGATCCATTATCGCTATAAATCCGCGCCGAAGCGGGCGATCGAGGTGCTGCGGCTCACCCCCCAGAACCATCAAGGCCAGTTCATCGTCGATTGGCGGCTCGACGTGTCGAGCGACGGCCGGCTGACGCGGATCGACGACGGCTTCGGCAATATCGCCCATTCTGTCTCGATCGAGGGGCCGATCGAGAGCTTCAGCGTGATCGCGAGCGGGGAGGTCGCGACCGACGACACCGCGGGCGTGGTGCGCGAGGCGGTGGAGCGGCTGCCGGTCGCGGTGTTCCTGCGCGACACGGAATTCACCCAACCGACGCCGCGGATCGCCGAGTTCGCCGACCGCGTGCTCGCCGGCGCGGTGGACCGGCTCGATTTTCTGCACCGCCTCAACAAGACGCTGCACGAGCGCTTCGAAGCGACCGAGAACCCACCCGCGCCGACCCGTCATGCCGGCGAGATCGAAGCGGGCGAAGATGAGGCGAGCGCGCAGGATCTCGCCCACCTCTTCGTCTCGACGGCACGGCGGGCCGGGGTTCCGGCGCGCTTCGTCTGCGGCTATCGTCGGCGCGACGATGTCGAGAGCGTGCGCGCCATCCATTCGTGGGCGGAAGGGTATGCGGAGGGGCTCGGCTGGATCGCGTTCGATCCGTCGGACGGGCAATGCCCGACCTACGATCACGTCCGGCTCGGGATCGGGCTCGATTGGCTCGGTGCGGCGCCGATCCGCGGCGCCCGCACCGGCGGCGAGGGCGAAACCCTGACGCAGATCATTCGCGCCCATTCGGCTGGCGGCCGCCCCACCAGCCAGAGCCAAGCTCAATAG
- a CDS encoding proteasome-type protease, with protein MTYCVGILVRDGLVMISDTRTNAGLDNIATYRKLHVFERPGDRVVAIATSGNLAITQSVVTLVTEGFEDAETGETETIYSVPSMFRAAQLVGRAIREVYRVDGRALEQSAASFDVTMLVAGQIKGGRLRLFMVYRAGNFIEATEDTPYLQIGEHKYGKPILDRAATFETNLDDALKLGLLSMDSTIRSNLSVGLPIDTLMVRRDALQSALRHRIGSDDAYFADLRQRWSRALRDAHQAIPTPPYGQA; from the coding sequence ATGACCTATTGCGTGGGCATTCTTGTCCGTGACGGACTGGTGATGATCTCCGACACCCGCACCAATGCGGGCCTCGACAACATCGCCACCTATCGCAAGCTGCACGTCTTCGAGCGGCCGGGCGACCGCGTCGTGGCGATCGCCACCTCGGGCAATCTCGCGATTACCCAATCGGTCGTCACCCTCGTCACCGAAGGGTTCGAGGACGCGGAGACCGGCGAGACGGAGACGATCTACTCGGTCCCCTCGATGTTCCGCGCCGCCCAACTCGTCGGCCGCGCGATCCGCGAAGTCTACCGCGTCGACGGCCGGGCGCTCGAGCAGAGCGCCGCGAGCTTCGACGTGACGATGCTGGTCGCCGGCCAGATCAAAGGCGGCCGGCTGCGCCTCTTCATGGTCTATCGCGCCGGCAACTTCATCGAGGCGACCGAGGACACGCCCTATCTGCAGATCGGCGAGCACAAATACGGCAAGCCGATCCTCGACCGCGCGGCGACGTTCGAGACCAATCTCGACGACGCCCTGAAGCTCGGCCTCTTGTCGATGGATTCGACGATCCGCTCGAACCTCAGCGTCGGGCTGCCGATCGACACCCTGATGGTGCGGCGTGACGCCCTGCAATCGGCGCTGCGCCACCGCATCGGCTCCGACGACGCCTATTTCGCCGACCTCCGCCAGCGCTGGTCGCGCGCCTTACGCGACGCCCACCAGGCCATCCCCACCCCGCCCTACGGACAGGCGTGA
- a CDS encoding CopG family ribbon-helix-helix protein, which yields MMPRLVQLDEDLDARVAEIARARELSPDQVVREAVSEFVAREDAHEAFGREAVASWEAYLATGRHLTSEEVFDWLRTWGTDRETGIPECHD from the coding sequence ATGATGCCCCGCCTTGTTCAGCTCGACGAAGACCTCGATGCGCGTGTCGCGGAGATCGCGCGCGCCCGCGAGCTTTCGCCCGACCAGGTCGTACGCGAAGCCGTGTCTGAATTCGTTGCCCGTGAGGATGCCCACGAAGCGTTCGGTCGGGAAGCGGTGGCGTCGTGGGAAGCCTATCTGGCGACCGGCCGTCATCTCACGTCGGAAGAAGTGTTCGATTGGCTGCGGACTTGGGGGACCGATCGCGAGACCGGTATTCCCGAGTGTCACGACTGA
- a CDS encoding type II toxin-antitoxin system RelE/ParE family toxin has protein sequence MSRLIVTEHGARGLARCRKFLAAENAIAAERAALRIERSFRLLQASPHIGRPYRGFPAMRELIIPFGHTGYVAVYRYEESLDTVFIVAFRHMREAGY, from the coding sequence GTGTCACGACTGATCGTCACCGAGCATGGGGCGCGGGGTCTGGCGCGCTGCCGAAAATTCCTCGCTGCTGAAAATGCGATCGCTGCCGAACGGGCGGCACTCAGGATCGAACGGTCTTTCCGCCTGCTTCAGGCCTCGCCACATATCGGCAGACCCTATCGCGGCTTCCCCGCGATGCGGGAGCTCATCATTCCGTTCGGTCACACTGGCTACGTCGCGGTGTATCGCTATGAAGAAAGCCTCGACACGGTCTTCATCGTGGCGTTCCGCCATATGCGCGAAGCCGGGTATTAG